The Mixta hanseatica genome includes a region encoding these proteins:
- a CDS encoding RbtT/DalT/CsbX family MFS transporter, with amino-acid sequence MSVTNKQWFGLPLHLLWGYLAIAVFMTGDGFELAFLSHYIKELGFSPAQASFAFTLYGLTAALSAWVSGVIAEIITPQKTMFIGFVLWCVFHVLFLVFGLGHANYTLILLFYGIRGFAYPLFLYAFIVVIIHNVKSENASSALGWYWAVYSIGIGVAGSYIPSFTIPLVGELGTLWIALLFCLAGGLIAAIALRNVKTPTHMHNLTTREKFVELSRAITLLFTNRSIMYSSMVRIINTLSLFGFAVIMPLMFVDELGFTTSEWLQVWAVFFFTTIFSNIFWGIIAEKMGWIKVVRWFGCLGMAASSMAFYYVPHYFGHNFGMALIPAIALGIFVAAFVPMAAVFPALEPRHKGAAISVYNLSAGMSNFFAPAIAAVLLPYFSTIGVVIAYTALYLIAFFLCHFIRVEQPGFKSAVADTAEITVRAS; translated from the coding sequence ATGTCTGTTACTAATAAACAGTGGTTTGGGTTACCGCTACATCTGCTGTGGGGTTACCTCGCTATCGCTGTATTTATGACCGGCGACGGTTTCGAACTGGCATTTCTGTCTCACTACATCAAGGAGTTGGGATTTTCACCCGCTCAGGCTTCATTTGCCTTTACCCTATATGGTTTAACTGCGGCACTTTCGGCCTGGGTTTCAGGGGTTATCGCTGAAATTATCACGCCGCAGAAAACAATGTTTATTGGCTTTGTGCTGTGGTGCGTTTTCCACGTACTGTTCCTGGTCTTCGGACTGGGGCACGCAAACTATACGCTAATACTGCTTTTTTACGGCATCCGTGGCTTCGCTTACCCTTTGTTTCTTTACGCTTTCATCGTAGTGATTATTCACAACGTAAAAAGCGAAAACGCCAGTTCGGCGCTGGGTTGGTACTGGGCGGTCTACTCCATCGGGATCGGCGTGGCGGGCAGCTATATTCCAAGCTTTACTATTCCGTTGGTTGGCGAGCTTGGTACACTGTGGATAGCGCTGCTCTTCTGCCTGGCGGGCGGATTGATTGCTGCTATCGCGCTGCGTAACGTGAAAACCCCAACGCATATGCATAATCTCACCACGCGTGAGAAATTTGTTGAGCTGAGCCGCGCAATCACTTTGCTCTTTACTAACCGCAGCATTATGTATTCAAGCATGGTACGAATTATTAATACGCTTTCTCTGTTCGGTTTTGCGGTGATCATGCCACTGATGTTTGTTGATGAGCTGGGCTTTACTACTTCTGAATGGTTACAGGTTTGGGCTGTCTTTTTCTTTACCACCATTTTTTCCAATATCTTTTGGGGGATAATCGCTGAAAAAATGGGCTGGATAAAGGTTGTCCGCTGGTTTGGCTGTCTTGGCATGGCGGCATCAAGCATGGCGTTTTACTATGTACCGCACTACTTCGGCCATAATTTCGGTATGGCACTGATCCCGGCAATTGCATTAGGTATTTTTGTAGCGGCATTTGTGCCTATGGCGGCCGTATTCCCGGCGCTGGAGCCTCGTCACAAAGGTGCGGCTATTTCGGTCTACAATCTTTCCGCAGGTATGTCTAACTTCTTCGCTCCGGCTATTGCAGCGGTTCTGCTGCCTTATTTCAGTACCATTGGCGTAGTGATTGCCTATACGGCGTTATACCTTATCGCTTTTTTCCTATGTCACTTTATCCGTGTCGAGCAGCCTGGTTTTAAAAGCGCTGTTGCTGATACGGCAGAAATCACAGTAAGGGCATCTTAA
- the fadE gene encoding acyl-CoA dehydrogenase FadE, with product MMVLSIVATLALVGALFWHRVSLPASSAILLLWTAAMALFDLWTPWLLLPLALILLPLNLPSMRRSMVSAPMLRTFRKVMPPMSRTEKEAIDAGTTWWEGDLFRGNPDWQKLHNYPQPRLTAEEQAFLDGPVEEACRMANDFQITHEMADLPPELWAYLKEHRFFAMIIKKEYGGLEFSAYAQSRVLQKLAGVSGILAITVGVPNSLGPGELLQHYGTDEQKKHYLPRLAQGLEIPCFALTSPEAGSDAGAIPDTGIVCMGDWQGQQVLGMRLTWNKRYITLAPIATVLGLAFKLSDPQHLLGDTEELGITCALIPTHTPGVEIGKRHFPLNVPFQNGPTRGKDIFVPIDFIIGGPKMAGQGWRMLVECLSVGRGITLPSNSTGSLKSLALATGAYARIRRQFKVSIGKMEGIEESLARIAGNAYVMDAAATLITYGIMQGEKPAVLSAIVKYHCTHRGQRAIIDAMDIAGGKGIMLGKSNFLARAYQGAPIAITVEGANILTRSMIIFGQGAIRCHPYILREMGAAERNDLPAFDRALFSHIGHVGSNLVRSLWLGITAGYGSATPTRDATRRYYQHLNRISANLALLSDVSMSVLGGSLKRRERISARLGDILSQLYLASAALKRYEDEGRNEADLPLLHWGVQDALNQAENAIDDLLRNFPNTAVAAMLRLTIFPAGRHCRAPSDRLDHQLAKLLQAPSATRSRLGRGQYLTPSEHNPAGQLEAALQDVMAAEVIHDRLCKQLKKHLSFTRLDELAQRALHEEWITPQEADVLVRAEASRLRSINVDEFEADALATQPVKQAQTPERKSEAA from the coding sequence ATGATGGTTCTTAGCATTGTCGCGACGCTGGCCTTGGTCGGCGCGCTTTTTTGGCACCGCGTTTCGCTTCCCGCCAGTAGCGCAATTCTGCTGTTGTGGACGGCGGCTATGGCCTTGTTCGATCTCTGGACGCCCTGGCTGCTGCTTCCGCTGGCCCTGATTCTTCTGCCGTTAAACCTGCCGTCGATGCGTCGTTCGATGGTCTCCGCCCCGATGCTGCGCACCTTTCGTAAAGTGATGCCGCCAATGTCACGCACCGAGAAAGAGGCAATTGACGCCGGTACTACCTGGTGGGAAGGCGATCTGTTTCGCGGTAATCCTGACTGGCAAAAGCTGCACAATTACCCGCAACCGCGCCTGACGGCAGAAGAACAGGCCTTTCTGGACGGCCCGGTAGAAGAAGCCTGCCGCATGGCCAATGATTTTCAGATCACCCACGAAATGGCCGATTTACCCCCGGAGCTGTGGGCTTACCTGAAAGAGCATCGTTTCTTCGCTATGATCATCAAAAAGGAATATGGCGGTCTGGAGTTTTCAGCCTACGCGCAGTCACGCGTGCTGCAAAAGCTGGCGGGCGTTTCCGGTATTCTGGCAATCACCGTTGGCGTACCTAACTCGCTCGGTCCCGGAGAGCTATTGCAGCACTACGGCACCGACGAACAGAAAAAACATTATCTGCCGCGCCTGGCGCAGGGCCTTGAGATCCCCTGCTTTGCGTTGACCAGCCCGGAAGCGGGTTCCGATGCGGGCGCGATTCCCGATACCGGCATCGTCTGTATGGGCGACTGGCAAGGCCAACAGGTGTTGGGCATGCGTCTCACCTGGAACAAGCGCTATATTACCCTGGCTCCGATCGCCACCGTGCTCGGCCTGGCGTTTAAGCTCTCCGATCCGCAGCATTTACTGGGCGATACCGAAGAGCTGGGCATTACCTGTGCGTTAATCCCTACCCATACGCCGGGCGTCGAGATCGGCAAACGTCATTTCCCATTGAACGTCCCGTTCCAGAACGGCCCGACGCGCGGCAAAGATATTTTCGTTCCTATCGATTTCATTATTGGCGGCCCGAAAATGGCTGGTCAGGGCTGGCGTATGCTGGTGGAATGTCTGTCGGTCGGCCGCGGTATTACCCTGCCCTCTAACTCTACCGGTAGCCTGAAAAGCCTGGCGCTGGCCACCGGGGCTTACGCGCGCATCCGTCGTCAGTTCAAGGTCTCTATCGGGAAGATGGAAGGAATTGAGGAATCGCTGGCACGGATTGCCGGTAACGCTTACGTGATGGATGCCGCCGCCACGCTGATCACCTACGGCATCATGCAGGGCGAAAAACCTGCGGTGCTCTCCGCGATTGTGAAATACCACTGCACTCATCGCGGCCAACGCGCCATCATCGATGCGATGGATATTGCCGGCGGTAAAGGCATTATGCTCGGCAAGAGCAATTTCCTTGCCCGTGCTTATCAGGGCGCGCCGATCGCCATTACCGTGGAAGGAGCGAATATCCTGACGCGCAGCATGATTATTTTTGGTCAGGGCGCTATCCGCTGTCATCCTTATATCCTGCGTGAAATGGGCGCCGCCGAACGTAACGATTTACCCGCGTTCGATCGCGCCTTGTTCAGCCATATCGGCCATGTCGGCAGTAACCTGGTGCGCAGCCTGTGGCTGGGCATTACCGCTGGCTACGGCAGCGCGACCCCGACGCGCGACGCTACCCGCCGCTACTATCAGCATTTGAACCGCATTAGCGCTAACCTCGCGCTGCTGTCGGATGTGTCAATGTCAGTGCTGGGCGGCAGTCTGAAGCGACGCGAGCGCATTTCGGCCCGCCTGGGCGATATCCTGAGCCAGCTTTACCTCGCCTCGGCGGCGTTAAAACGCTATGAAGATGAGGGCCGGAATGAAGCGGATCTGCCGCTGCTGCACTGGGGCGTACAGGATGCACTGAATCAGGCGGAGAACGCCATTGACGATCTGCTGCGTAACTTCCCCAACACGGCGGTCGCGGCGATGCTGCGCCTGACGATCTTCCCGGCGGGCCGTCATTGCCGCGCGCCATCGGATCGACTTGACCATCAGCTGGCGAAGCTGTTACAGGCGCCGTCCGCGACCCGCTCCCGCCTGGGTCGCGGTCAGTATCTGACGCCGAGCGAGCATAACCCCGCCGGGCAGCTGGAAGCGGCGCTGCAGGATGTGATGGCAGCGGAAGTGATTCACGACCGCCTCTGCAAGCAGCTGAAAAAGCATCTGTCGTTTACCCGGCTTGATGAGCTGGCGCAGCGCGCGTTGCATGAGGAGTGGATTACCCCACAGGAAGCGGACGTGCTGGTGCGTGCCGAAGCCAGCCGTTTACGCTCCATTAACGTTGATGAGTTTGAGGCCGATGCGTTGGCCACCCAGCCGGTAAAGCAGGCGCAGACGCCGGAGCGTAAAAGCGAAGCCGCCTAG
- the lpcA gene encoding D-sedoheptulose 7-phosphate isomerase, whose translation MYQDIIRSELNEAADTLNKFLSEDANIHAIQRAAVLLADSFKAGGKVLSCGNGGSHCDAMHFAEELTGRYRENRPGYPAIAISDVSHLSCVSNDFGYDYVFSRYVEAVGRAGDVLLGISTSGNSANIIKAIDAARAQGMKVITLTGKDGGKMAGSADIEIRVPHFGYADRIQEIHIKVIHILMLLIEKEMEKK comes from the coding sequence ATGTACCAGGATATTATTCGTTCAGAACTTAACGAAGCAGCGGATACGCTAAATAAATTCCTGAGCGAAGATGCCAATATTCATGCGATTCAGCGTGCTGCCGTGCTACTTGCCGACAGCTTTAAAGCGGGCGGCAAAGTGCTTTCCTGCGGCAATGGCGGTTCGCATTGCGATGCGATGCATTTTGCGGAAGAGCTGACCGGCCGCTATCGCGAAAACCGTCCGGGCTATCCGGCAATTGCCATCTCTGACGTTAGCCATCTTTCCTGCGTCAGTAATGACTTTGGCTACGACTATGTCTTTTCACGCTATGTTGAGGCGGTAGGTCGTGCGGGCGACGTGCTGCTGGGCATCTCAACGTCAGGCAACTCAGCCAATATCATTAAGGCGATTGACGCGGCGCGCGCGCAGGGCATGAAAGTGATTACCCTTACCGGCAAAGACGGCGGCAAAATGGCGGGCAGCGCGGATATCGAAATTCGTGTGCCGCACTTCGGCTATGCCGATCGCATTCAGGAAATCCACATCAAAGTGATTCATATCCTGATGCTATTGATCGAAAAAGAGATGGAAAAGAAGTAA
- a CDS encoding class II glutamine amidotransferase, whose translation MCELLGMSANVPTDICFSFTGLVQRGGGTGPHKDGWGITFYENKGCRTFKDPQPSYNSPIARLVQEYPIKSCSVVAHIRQANRGQVSLENTHPFTRELWGRNWTYAHNGQLSGYRQLETGNFRPVGETDSEKAFCWLLHKLATRYPRTPGNWPAVFRYIAELAAELRQKGVFNMLLSDGRYLMAYCSTNLFWITRRAPFGKAKLLDQDVEIDFQKQTTPNDVVTVIATQPLTGNETWHRILPGEWQLFCLGERQE comes from the coding sequence ATGTGTGAACTGCTCGGTATGAGCGCTAATGTCCCAACTGATATTTGCTTTAGCTTTACCGGACTGGTGCAGCGCGGCGGCGGCACCGGGCCGCATAAAGATGGCTGGGGCATCACTTTTTATGAAAATAAGGGCTGCCGTACCTTTAAAGATCCGCAGCCCAGCTATAACTCGCCTATTGCGCGCCTGGTACAGGAGTATCCGATTAAGTCCTGTTCGGTGGTGGCGCATATTCGTCAGGCGAATCGTGGTCAGGTATCGCTGGAGAATACTCATCCCTTTACTCGCGAGCTGTGGGGACGTAACTGGACCTATGCGCATAACGGCCAGCTAAGCGGCTATCGCCAGCTGGAAACCGGGAATTTTCGTCCGGTCGGCGAGACGGACAGTGAAAAGGCGTTCTGCTGGCTGCTGCATAAGCTGGCGACGCGCTATCCGCGTACGCCAGGGAACTGGCCTGCGGTATTTCGCTATATCGCTGAACTGGCGGCGGAGCTGCGGCAGAAAGGCGTATTTAATATGCTGCTGTCGGACGGGCGCTATCTGATGGCCTATTGCTCGACCAATCTGTTCTGGATTACACGCCGCGCGCCGTTCGGCAAGGCGAAACTGCTGGATCAGGATGTGGAGATCGACTTTCAAAAGCAGACCACGCCAAACGACGTGGTCACGGTGATTGCTACTCAGCCGCTAACCGGCAATGAAACCTGGCATCGCATTCTGCCAGGCGAATGGCAATTATTTTGCCTTGGAGAGCGCCAGGAATGA
- the dpaA gene encoding peptidoglycan meso-diaminopimelic acid protein amidase: MGKIALLFAMILLPALSMASAPEPVQPLAPVSKELKKQLLGTPVYIQIFKEERTLELYGKIGNEFRLLDSYRICNFSGGLGPKRRQGDFKSPEGFYSVKQSQLKPDSRFYRAINIGFPNQYDRQQGYDGKYLMIHGACVSVGCYAMTNAYMDEIFSYVNAALRNGQPEVEVSIYPFRMTESNMQRHRNSYYANFWKELQPGYAWFVEHRQPPTVMVNNGRYVLNGSPVSGTPAASQSFLALSKAK, from the coding sequence ATGGGCAAAATCGCACTTTTGTTTGCGATGATTCTTCTGCCAGCCCTCAGCATGGCAAGCGCGCCTGAGCCAGTACAGCCACTGGCACCGGTCAGCAAAGAGTTAAAGAAGCAGTTATTAGGTACGCCGGTTTATATTCAGATTTTTAAAGAAGAGCGCACGCTGGAACTGTACGGCAAGATCGGCAATGAGTTCCGACTGCTCGACAGCTATCGCATCTGTAATTTTTCCGGCGGACTGGGGCCAAAGCGTCGGCAGGGCGATTTCAAAAGCCCGGAGGGCTTTTACAGCGTAAAACAGAGCCAGCTTAAGCCGGACAGCCGTTTTTACCGCGCCATCAATATTGGTTTTCCTAACCAGTACGATCGCCAGCAGGGTTATGACGGGAAATATTTGATGATCCACGGCGCCTGCGTCTCCGTTGGCTGTTACGCCATGACCAACGCCTATATGGATGAGATCTTCAGCTACGTTAACGCCGCTTTGCGCAACGGTCAGCCGGAAGTGGAAGTAAGCATCTACCCGTTCCGCATGACTGAAAGCAATATGCAGCGTCACCGTAACTCTTACTACGCTAACTTCTGGAAAGAATTGCAGCCGGGCTACGCCTGGTTTGTTGAGCATCGCCAGCCGCCGACGGTGATGGTTAACAACGGCAGGTATGTGCTGAACGGTTCGCCGGTCAGCGGCACGCCCGCCGCTTCGCAGTCATTCCTGGCGCTCTCCAAGGCAAAATAA
- the dinB gene encoding DNA polymerase IV — MRKIIHVDMDCFYAAVEMRDNPSLRDIPLAIGGNRTQRGVISTANYPARKYGVRSAMSTAMALKLCPHLTLLPGRFDAYKEASAHIREIFSRYTARIEPLSLDEAYLDVSDSPHCHGSATLMAREIRQTIARELDLTASAGVAPIKFLAKIASDLNKPNGQYVITPEEVSQFLLTLPLAKIPGVGKVTAKKLEDLGLRTCADVQNSDLAMLLKRFGKFGRVIWERSHGIDEREVITDRERKSLGVERTLSEDIHHWEQCLEIIDFLYEELERRLTKIKPDRHIARQGVKLKFSDFQQTTQEHVWPVLNKQDLIAVAKEAWEERRAGRGVRLVGLHVTLLNPQLERQLLLGL, encoded by the coding sequence ATGCGCAAAATCATTCATGTCGATATGGACTGCTTTTACGCGGCGGTGGAAATGCGTGATAACCCCAGCCTGCGTGATATTCCACTGGCAATTGGCGGCAACCGGACGCAGCGCGGCGTGATCAGCACCGCGAACTATCCGGCCCGTAAATATGGCGTGCGTAGCGCGATGTCCACCGCCATGGCGCTGAAGCTTTGCCCGCATTTAACGCTGCTGCCGGGCCGCTTTGATGCTTATAAAGAGGCCTCTGCGCATATTCGCGAGATCTTTTCCCGCTATACCGCGCGTATTGAGCCGCTGTCGCTGGATGAAGCCTATCTTGATGTCAGCGACAGTCCGCACTGTCACGGCTCGGCAACGCTGATGGCGCGTGAAATCCGTCAGACCATCGCCCGCGAACTGGATCTTACCGCATCGGCGGGCGTCGCGCCCATCAAGTTTCTTGCCAAGATCGCCTCCGACCTGAATAAGCCGAATGGCCAGTATGTGATCACCCCCGAAGAGGTGTCGCAGTTTTTGCTGACGCTGCCGCTGGCGAAAATCCCTGGGGTGGGCAAAGTCACCGCAAAGAAGCTGGAAGATTTAGGGCTGCGTACCTGTGCCGACGTGCAGAATAGCGATCTGGCGATGCTGCTGAAGCGCTTTGGTAAATTTGGCCGGGTGATTTGGGAGCGTAGCCACGGTATTGATGAGCGGGAAGTGATTACCGATCGTGAGCGTAAATCGCTCGGCGTAGAGCGTACCCTGTCGGAAGATATTCATCACTGGGAGCAGTGTCTGGAGATTATCGATTTTCTCTATGAGGAGCTGGAGCGGCGGCTAACAAAAATCAAGCCGGATCGCCATATTGCGCGTCAGGGCGTTAAGCTTAAATTCAGTGACTTTCAGCAGACCACGCAAGAGCATGTCTGGCCGGTATTGAATAAACAAGATTTGATCGCGGTAGCGAAAGAGGCGTGGGAAGAGCGCCGCGCCGGACGCGGCGTCAGGCTGGTGGGGCTGCACGTGACGCTGCTTAATCCCCAGTTGGAACGGCAACTGCTGCTGGGTCTGTAG
- a CDS encoding microcin yields the protein MKKINHSLLASVSGAAVDPANQEVIKQMTTNMAYGAGWGAITGGAPGALVGATGGALQTVIQGAINHGPVNVPIPKVPMGPVWIYGPAPLDWINQNVPK from the coding sequence ATGAAGAAAATTAATCATTCCCTGCTGGCATCAGTATCAGGAGCCGCTGTAGATCCTGCTAATCAAGAAGTGATTAAGCAAATGACCACTAATATGGCATATGGTGCAGGCTGGGGGGCTATCACCGGAGGCGCCCCGGGAGCTTTGGTAGGCGCTACTGGCGGTGCTTTACAAACAGTTATCCAGGGGGCTATTAATCACGGTCCAGTTAACGTTCCTATTCCAAAAGTGCCTATGGGTCCTGTCTGGATTTATGGACCAGCACCTTTAGACTGGATAAATCAAAATGTACCTAAGTAA
- the pepD gene encoding beta-Ala-His dipeptidase: MSELSQLSPQPLWDIFATICSIPHPSFHEEALAQHILSWAKEKGFWCERDQVGNILIRKPATPGMENRKPVALQAHLDMVPQKNNDTAHDFTKDPIQPWIDGEWVKARGTTLGADNGIGMASALAVLADESVQHGPLEVLLTMTEETGMDGAFGLQPNWLQAEILINTDSEEEGEIYMGCAGGIDFTSTLPLQREAVPADYETLRLTLKGLKGGHSGAEIHLGLGNANKLLVRFLAQHAREYDLRLIDFTGGTLRNAIPREAYATFALPAAKIDALKSAAMGYLATLQNELGMIEKNITLQTEPVASGAALTADSRDRFIALLNSTPNGVIRNSDVAKGVVETSLNVGVVSMTEQEAKINCLIRSLIDSGKDYVVTMLSSLSELAGAQGAAKGSYPGWQPDASSPVMALVRETYQRLFNKTPNIQIIHAGLECGLFKKPYPNMDMVSIGPTITGPHSPDEQVHIGSVALYWQLLTELLKVIPAK, translated from the coding sequence GTGTCTGAATTGTCTCAACTCTCTCCCCAACCGCTGTGGGATATTTTCGCTACAATCTGCTCCATTCCGCATCCTTCTTTCCATGAAGAAGCGCTGGCGCAGCACATTCTCTCCTGGGCAAAGGAAAAAGGCTTCTGGTGCGAGCGTGACCAGGTCGGCAATATTTTAATCCGCAAGCCAGCCACTCCGGGCATGGAAAACCGTAAGCCGGTGGCGCTGCAGGCGCACCTGGATATGGTGCCGCAGAAAAACAACGATACGGCACATGATTTCACCAAAGATCCGATTCAGCCGTGGATCGATGGCGAGTGGGTAAAAGCGCGCGGCACCACGCTGGGCGCGGATAACGGCATCGGCATGGCATCGGCGCTGGCGGTGTTGGCAGATGAGAGCGTGCAGCACGGCCCGCTGGAAGTGCTGCTGACCATGACGGAAGAGACCGGCATGGACGGCGCGTTTGGCCTGCAACCGAACTGGCTGCAAGCTGAGATCCTGATTAATACCGATTCCGAAGAAGAAGGCGAAATCTATATGGGTTGCGCCGGCGGCATCGATTTTACCTCTACCCTACCGCTGCAGCGTGAAGCGGTTCCGGCCGATTATGAAACGCTGCGCCTGACGCTGAAAGGGTTGAAAGGCGGCCACTCCGGCGCCGAGATCCACCTCGGTCTGGGCAACGCCAACAAACTGCTGGTACGTTTCCTGGCGCAGCATGCGCGCGAATACGATCTGCGCCTGATCGATTTTACCGGCGGTACGCTGCGCAACGCGATCCCGCGTGAAGCCTACGCAACCTTCGCTCTGCCTGCGGCTAAAATCGACGCGCTGAAATCTGCGGCGATGGGTTATCTGGCGACCTTGCAGAACGAGCTGGGTATGATTGAGAAAAACATTACCCTGCAAACCGAGCCGGTAGCCAGCGGCGCGGCGCTAACGGCGGACAGCCGCGATCGTTTTATCGCCCTGCTGAACAGCACGCCGAACGGCGTAATCCGCAACTCAGACGTGGCGAAAGGCGTGGTAGAAACCTCGCTGAACGTCGGTGTGGTTTCTATGACCGAGCAGGAAGCGAAAATCAACTGCCTGATCCGTTCCCTGATCGACAGCGGTAAAGATTACGTGGTGACGATGCTGAGCTCGCTGAGTGAACTGGCCGGCGCGCAAGGCGCGGCGAAAGGCAGCTATCCGGGCTGGCAGCCGGACGCCAGCTCGCCGGTGATGGCGCTGGTGCGCGAGACCTATCAGCGTCTGTTTAACAAGACGCCGAATATTCAGATAATCCACGCGGGTCTGGAATGCGGGCTGTTTAAGAAGCCTTACCCAAATATGGATATGGTTTCTATCGGCCCGACCATTACCGGCCCGCACTCGCCGGATGAGCAGGTACATATCGGTAGCGTGGCGCTTTACTGGCAGCTGCTGACCGAACTGCTGAAGGTTATTCCGGCGAAGTAA
- the gpt gene encoding xanthine phosphoribosyltransferase — MSEKYVVTWDMLQIHARKLAQRLLPVEQWKGIIAVSRGGLVPAALLARELSIRYVDTVCISSYDHDHQREMNVLKRAEGDGEGFIVIDDLVDTGGTAQAIREMYPKARFVTIFAKPAGAPLVDDYVVDIAQNTWIEQPWDMGVAFVPPIVNR, encoded by the coding sequence ATGAGCGAAAAATACGTCGTCACCTGGGACATGCTGCAGATTCATGCCCGTAAACTGGCTCAGCGCCTGCTTCCTGTTGAACAGTGGAAAGGCATTATTGCGGTAAGCCGCGGTGGCCTGGTTCCGGCCGCGCTGCTGGCGCGTGAACTCTCTATCCGCTATGTCGATACGGTTTGCATCTCCAGCTATGACCATGACCATCAGCGCGAAATGAACGTGCTGAAGCGTGCGGAAGGCGACGGCGAAGGTTTTATCGTGATTGATGACCTGGTCGATACCGGCGGCACCGCTCAGGCGATCCGTGAAATGTATCCGAAAGCGCGTTTCGTCACCATTTTCGCAAAACCAGCCGGTGCGCCGCTGGTCGATGATTATGTGGTTGATATCGCTCAGAATACCTGGATTGAGCAGCCGTGGGATATGGGCGTTGCCTTTGTCCCGCCGATCGTCAATCGCTGA
- the frsA gene encoding esterase FrsA yields MSAKNLSEELFKPRFKHPETSSLVRQRHHLTSTVQSTLDGESHTGWYRMLNRLLWSWRGLSPIEISEVLARIAASPAERTSDDLLDTVIGYRSGNWIYEWSKQAAQWQQKAMDAGDTPEAGEYWLHAVNLYSLAAWPHIKGDELAEQAQTLANRAYEEATLRLPGELKELEFPIQGGGSLTGFLHMPPAVSAPYPTVLLCGNLDSLQIDHYRLFHEYLAPRGVAMLTIDMPSVGFSSKWKLTQDTSFLHQQVLRALDSVPWIDHTRVAALGYRFGANVAVRLAYLEAQRLRGVACLGPIVHALLANAAQQDRVPDMYIDVLASRLGMARATDDVLRTELNRYSLKTQGLLGRRTPTPMLAGYWQNDPWSPEEDARLIVNSSAQGKLLPIGFSPVLGNFDRALQTLCDWLVQQLK; encoded by the coding sequence ATGTCAGCAAAAAATCTCAGCGAAGAGCTATTCAAACCCCGATTCAAACACCCGGAAACCTCATCACTGGTGCGTCAGCGGCATCATCTCACCTCGACTGTTCAATCCACGCTGGATGGTGAAAGCCATACCGGCTGGTATCGCATGCTTAACCGCCTGCTCTGGAGCTGGCGCGGCCTTTCGCCGATTGAAATCAGCGAAGTGCTGGCGCGAATTGCCGCCAGTCCGGCGGAGCGTACCAGCGACGATCTGCTGGATACGGTTATCGGCTATCGCAGCGGCAACTGGATTTATGAGTGGAGCAAACAGGCGGCGCAGTGGCAGCAAAAGGCGATGGACGCGGGCGATACGCCGGAGGCGGGTGAATATTGGCTGCATGCGGTTAATCTCTACAGCCTGGCCGCCTGGCCGCATATTAAAGGCGATGAGCTGGCTGAACAGGCGCAAACGCTGGCCAACCGCGCCTATGAAGAAGCGACGCTGCGCCTGCCCGGCGAGCTGAAAGAGCTGGAATTCCCGATTCAGGGCGGCGGCTCGCTTACCGGCTTCCTGCATATGCCGCCTGCGGTCAGCGCACCTTATCCCACGGTGCTGCTGTGCGGCAATCTGGATAGCCTGCAAATCGATCACTATCGTTTGTTTCATGAATATCTGGCGCCACGCGGCGTCGCGATGCTAACGATTGATATGCCCTCGGTGGGCTTCTCTTCCAAATGGAAACTCACGCAGGACACCAGCTTTCTGCATCAGCAGGTGCTGCGCGCTCTCGACTCGGTGCCCTGGATAGATCATACGCGCGTGGCGGCGCTGGGCTACCGTTTCGGCGCTAACGTGGCGGTACGTCTGGCTTATCTGGAAGCGCAGCGTTTGCGTGGCGTAGCCTGCCTGGGGCCGATAGTCCATGCGCTGCTGGCTAACGCCGCGCAGCAGGACCGTGTGCCGGATATGTATATCGACGTGCTGGCCAGCCGGCTGGGCATGGCGCGCGCGACGGATGATGTGCTGCGCACGGAGCTGAATCGTTATTCGCTAAAAACCCAGGGCTTGCTGGGACGCCGTACACCGACGCCGATGCTGGCGGGCTACTGGCAGAACGATCCCTGGAGCCCGGAAGAGGATGCGCGCCTGATTGTTAACTCCTCTGCGCAAGGCAAACTGTTGCCGATCGGCTTCTCGCCGGTGCTGGGCAATTTCGATCGGGCATTGCAAACTCTTTGTGACTGGTTGGTACAACAGTTGAAGTGA